A genomic segment from Dehalococcoidales bacterium encodes:
- a CDS encoding oligopeptide/dipeptide ABC transporter ATP-binding protein, translating to MKTNDILVEVQDLRTCFPIKAGVFQRTVAELKAVDGVSLRIRKGETLGLVGETGCGKTTLGRSILWLVKPNSGRVFFDGADLGKLSSGKIRNLRQHMQMVFENPYGSLDPTMRVHQVIAEPLRVHHLASGKELDKRVAELLVLVGLRADMAQGYPSEFSGGQRQRIELARVLSVNPSFIVCDNPLAHLDVSMQAQLLKVLMWLRTWRGLTYLFIAHDLALVRQISHRVAVMYLGQIVETADCEEIFDNPLHPYTRALLSAVLVPDPVAERNRKILLLPGDLPSPVNPPSGCHFHPRCYAATPKCQQQTQDLRGVGTQGHQVACHYA from the coding sequence ATGAAGACAAACGACATACTGGTTGAAGTCCAGGACCTCCGTACCTGCTTCCCCATCAAAGCCGGCGTCTTTCAGCGGACAGTTGCCGAGTTGAAGGCAGTGGACGGCGTCAGCCTGCGGATACGGAAGGGTGAGACTCTCGGGCTGGTCGGTGAGACTGGCTGTGGGAAGACCACCCTCGGGCGTTCTATACTGTGGCTGGTCAAGCCCAACAGTGGCAGGGTATTCTTCGACGGTGCTGACCTCGGCAAACTCAGTAGCGGCAAGATAAGAAACTTGCGGCAGCACATGCAGATGGTATTCGAGAATCCCTATGGCTCGCTTGACCCCACGATGCGTGTCCACCAGGTCATTGCCGAGCCATTACGGGTCCACCACCTGGCCAGCGGTAAGGAACTGGATAAACGGGTGGCGGAGCTACTCGTCCTTGTTGGCCTGCGGGCTGATATGGCCCAGGGCTACCCCAGCGAATTCAGCGGTGGCCAGCGACAGCGTATCGAACTGGCCCGTGTCCTTTCGGTCAATCCCAGCTTCATTGTGTGCGATAATCCCCTGGCACACCTCGATGTCTCCATGCAGGCACAGCTCCTCAAAGTCCTGATGTGGCTACGTACCTGGCGCGGACTGACCTATCTCTTCATCGCCCACGACCTCGCCCTGGTGCGACAGATAAGCCACCGCGTCGCCGTGATGTACCTCGGGCAGATCGTCGAGACGGCGGACTGTGAGGAGATCTTCGATAACCCTCTCCACCCCTACACCCGCGCACTGCTTTCCGCGGTCCTCGTGCCCGACCCGGTAGCGGAGCGGAACCGCAAGATTCTCCTGTTGCCGGGTGATCTCCCCAGCCCGGTCAATCCCCCATCCGGTTGCCACTTCCACCCCAGGTGCTATGCGGCAACTCCGAAATGCCAGCAGCAGACCCAGGATCTGAGGGGTGTGGGCACACAGGGACACCAGGTGGCCTGCCACTACGCCTAG
- a CDS encoding DUF951 domain-containing protein encodes MVTEIRLGDVVRLKKKHPCGSDEWQVVRLGADIGIRCQGCQHRVLLPRSVFERRIRVFVSRGPEDEDKRHTG; translated from the coding sequence ATGGTCACCGAGATAAGACTGGGCGACGTCGTTCGCCTCAAGAAGAAGCACCCCTGCGGTAGCGATGAATGGCAGGTAGTCAGGCTCGGGGCCGATATCGGCATCCGATGTCAGGGCTGCCAGCATCGGGTACTCCTGCCGCGCAGTGTCTTCGAGCGCAGAATCAGGGTCTTTGTGTCCCGGGGTCCTGAAGATGAAGACAAACGACATACTGGTTGA
- the pyrF gene encoding orotidine-5'-phosphate decarboxylase — protein sequence MSFTRKLNDAVERNNSLVCIGLDPDPERMPENISVSDFNRAIVDATSDLVCAYKPNLAFYEALGEAGQEALRETLKHIPVGIPVIADAKRNDIGNTAAAYARAIFDNLGFDAITVNPYLGFDSVEPFTSYQDRGIFILCRTSNPGAADFQDLRCRYGRDYLPLYQIVALKAAEWNTHGNIGLVVGATYPGELGIIRKSHPDMLFLVPGIGAQGGDVAQSVHQGANAQGRGMVINSSRQVLYASRGKDFDTAARNAAATLRDEINQHRSTLPA from the coding sequence ATGTCTTTTACCAGGAAGCTGAACGACGCGGTAGAACGGAACAACAGCCTGGTCTGCATCGGGCTTGACCCCGACCCCGAGCGTATGCCGGAGAACATCAGTGTGTCCGATTTCAACCGGGCGATAGTTGATGCCACGTCCGACCTGGTCTGTGCCTACAAGCCCAACCTTGCCTTCTACGAAGCCCTCGGGGAAGCGGGGCAGGAAGCCCTCAGGGAGACTCTGAAACACATACCCGTTGGGATTCCGGTCATAGCCGATGCCAAGCGGAACGATATCGGCAATACCGCCGCCGCCTACGCTCGCGCCATATTCGATAACCTCGGCTTCGACGCTATAACGGTGAATCCGTACCTGGGATTTGATTCCGTGGAGCCTTTCACTTCATACCAGGACCGGGGGATATTCATCCTGTGCCGTACTTCAAATCCGGGCGCGGCCGATTTCCAGGACCTGCGCTGCCGGTACGGTAGAGACTACCTCCCCCTTTATCAAATCGTAGCCCTCAAGGCTGCAGAGTGGAATACACACGGCAACATCGGGCTGGTGGTCGGCGCTACCTATCCCGGTGAGCTGGGCATAATCCGAAAGAGCCACCCGGATATGCTCTTCCTCGTTCCCGGTATTGGTGCCCAGGGTGGCGACGTGGCGCAGTCGGTCCACCAGGGAGCGAACGCGCAGGGTAGAGGAATGGTCATCAATTCGTCACGGCAGGTCCTCTACGCATCGCGGGGGAAGGACTTCGACACCGCGGCCCGAAACGCCGCCGCAACCCTGCGCGACGAGATAAACCAGCACCGGTCCACCCTTCCAGCGTGA
- a CDS encoding DUF2284 domain-containing protein — translation MTEEQKTARAFPGEVDEETLRADLEGYRQLALELGATDAKVIPAEWVRVDERVRLKCMIPPCPNYNRCGYCPPHTPEPEFMRQALGRYQWAVLFKHDTPAEDFTDFTRYYPHGRQHQRKTDEVAAKIERAGFADGYRFALGFGAGGCRDTMCNGGLCQMLDSGRCPHILMARPSMEGVSIDAIDLVNRVGWTIYPIYRTMDPSTVPSGISVGIVFIY, via the coding sequence GTGACCGAAGAGCAGAAAACAGCACGCGCGTTTCCCGGTGAGGTTGATGAGGAGACCCTGAGGGCCGACCTGGAGGGGTACCGTCAGCTGGCGCTGGAGCTTGGCGCGACAGATGCGAAGGTCATACCGGCGGAGTGGGTCAGAGTGGACGAGCGGGTGAGGCTCAAATGCATGATACCTCCCTGTCCCAACTACAATCGGTGCGGGTACTGCCCGCCCCATACGCCTGAGCCGGAGTTCATGCGGCAGGCACTGGGTCGGTACCAGTGGGCGGTCCTGTTCAAGCATGATACACCTGCCGAGGATTTTACCGATTTTACCCGGTACTACCCTCACGGGAGACAACACCAGAGGAAAACCGATGAGGTTGCCGCCAAGATTGAGAGGGCAGGATTTGCCGATGGCTACCGTTTTGCCCTTGGTTTCGGTGCCGGTGGCTGCCGGGATACAATGTGTAACGGTGGCCTGTGCCAGATGCTTGACAGTGGCCGCTGCCCACACATACTGATGGCGCGCCCTTCCATGGAGGGCGTAAGCATCGATGCCATCGACCTGGTGAACCGGGTGGGCTGGACGATATATCCCATCTACCGGACGATGGACCCATCCACGGTCCCGAGCGGCATATCGGTAGGGATTGTCTTTATCTATTAG
- the lysA gene encoding diaminopimelate decarboxylase, whose product MVDRLPLFPPGSEVNQQDHLVIGGCDTVALAAEFGTPLYLFDEAALRAKCREFMDEFGGRYPDTVVAYSCKAFLNKALLLLLTEEGLGLDVVSGGELGIARSAGFPMNRVYFAGNNKSSEEIKLALESRICRLVVDNFHELTLLGELVQGLDYTPEILLRLTPGVDPHTHKYLSTGIIDSKFGVPLVCGEEAVAQAMSMPGVDLIGLHFHIGSLISEVEPYRESVRAILGLAAEMKRKHGFELKELDVGGGFGVQYTLDSPATPISVFAEAITSSVIDGCRELGLETPRLVVEPGRSLVAQAGVALYTAGVVKDIPNVRRYVSVDGGMADNIRPALYGARHEAVVANKMMDEEAGTVTIAGKFCEPGDVLIRDIALPEVVAGDILAVAGCGAYCLTEAMNYNASFKPAVIMVREGKARLIRRRETLEDLTRLDVV is encoded by the coding sequence ATGGTAGATAGACTTCCCTTATTCCCACCGGGGAGTGAGGTTAATCAACAAGACCACCTCGTTATTGGCGGCTGCGATACCGTAGCGCTGGCGGCCGAGTTCGGTACGCCCCTGTACCTGTTCGACGAAGCCGCGCTCCGCGCCAAATGCCGTGAATTTATGGACGAGTTCGGCGGGCGCTACCCTGATACTGTCGTTGCATACTCCTGCAAGGCCTTTCTAAACAAAGCCCTGCTGCTCCTCCTCACCGAAGAAGGCCTGGGGCTTGATGTCGTCTCGGGCGGCGAGCTTGGTATTGCCCGGTCGGCAGGCTTTCCGATGAACCGGGTCTACTTCGCCGGTAACAACAAATCGTCGGAAGAGATAAAGCTGGCTTTAGAGTCGAGGATTTGCCGACTCGTCGTGGATAACTTTCATGAGCTAACACTGCTGGGAGAGTTGGTGCAGGGGCTGGACTATACGCCGGAGATACTGCTGCGGTTGACTCCGGGGGTGGACCCGCATACCCACAAATACCTCAGCACCGGCATCATCGACAGCAAGTTCGGCGTTCCCCTGGTCTGCGGTGAAGAGGCGGTAGCCCAGGCAATGTCCATGCCGGGAGTGGACCTTATCGGCCTGCACTTCCACATCGGGTCCCTCATCTCGGAGGTCGAGCCGTACCGGGAATCCGTCCGGGCCATTCTGGGTCTTGCTGCTGAGATGAAGCGCAAGCACGGGTTCGAGCTCAAGGAGCTGGACGTCGGCGGAGGCTTTGGCGTCCAGTATACCCTGGACTCTCCGGCAACGCCGATTTCTGTTTTTGCCGAAGCGATAACATCCTCTGTCATCGACGGATGCCGTGAGTTGGGACTGGAAACGCCGCGGCTGGTGGTCGAACCGGGGAGGTCTCTGGTGGCGCAGGCCGGTGTTGCGCTCTACACCGCTGGCGTGGTCAAGGACATACCGAATGTCAGGCGGTACGTCTCGGTTGACGGCGGTATGGCGGACAATATCCGCCCGGCGCTCTACGGTGCCCGGCACGAAGCAGTGGTGGCCAACAAGATGATGGACGAGGAGGCGGGAACGGTGACCATAGCCGGGAAGTTCTGTGAGCCTGGCGATGTCTTGATTCGGGACATCGCTCTGCCGGAGGTGGTGGCCGGAGATATCCTGGCCGTGGCGGGCTGCGGTGCCTATTGCCTCACCGAGGCGATGAACTACAACGCCTCATTCAAGCCGGCCGTAATCATGGTCAGGGAGGGCAAGGCGCGCCTCATCCGACGGCGCGAAACGCTGGAAGACCTGACGCGGCTGGACGTGGTGTAG
- a CDS encoding DNA polymerase III subunit has protein sequence MWNIVGQDRAVSLLQRSLAAGTLSHAYLVVGPAHVGKMTLAIDLAQAVNCEGGEPPCGECDSCRRITEGKHADISVTSLNDIGNEENGEDEVAGKGARTKIGVGQIDQILHSVSLPPFEGRCKVFVLDGAEFLSIGAANRLLKTLEEPEGNVVFVLLTTNEGMLPVTVVSRCQRVELRPMGTGEIEAALTSRWGVEPDRARLLSRLAGGHLGWAVSAASEGSLLQQRDEWLEGMLAIIDAGYEDRFGYAARLAGRFRRNRREVQEQLDLWLDWWRDLLLVNVGCGDAVVNVDRLPVLTEMAGRYSLAQVRVFIEDIRSAGEQLRLNANPQLVLEVLMLSIPERAGAANPAAS, from the coding sequence GTGTGGAACATAGTCGGACAGGATAGAGCGGTATCCTTGCTCCAGCGCAGCCTGGCAGCGGGTACGCTGTCGCATGCCTATCTTGTGGTTGGACCGGCACATGTTGGCAAGATGACCCTGGCGATAGACCTGGCCCAGGCGGTGAACTGCGAAGGTGGTGAGCCTCCCTGCGGCGAGTGCGACTCATGCCGGCGAATCACCGAGGGGAAGCACGCCGATATAAGTGTGACCAGTCTGAACGATATCGGTAACGAGGAGAACGGTGAAGACGAAGTTGCGGGGAAGGGGGCACGGACGAAGATTGGCGTGGGGCAGATTGACCAGATTCTGCACTCGGTGAGCCTGCCGCCGTTTGAGGGCAGGTGCAAGGTCTTTGTTCTCGATGGTGCCGAGTTCCTCTCGATAGGGGCAGCCAATCGCCTGCTGAAGACCCTGGAGGAACCCGAGGGCAACGTGGTCTTCGTACTGCTGACGACTAACGAGGGTATGCTGCCGGTCACGGTTGTCTCCCGGTGCCAACGGGTGGAGCTAAGGCCAATGGGGACTGGCGAGATAGAGGCCGCGCTTACTTCCCGATGGGGTGTAGAGCCGGATAGGGCCAGGCTCCTGTCCCGGCTTGCCGGCGGACACCTGGGGTGGGCCGTATCGGCCGCGAGCGAAGGCAGCCTGCTCCAGCAGCGTGACGAGTGGCTGGAAGGGATGCTGGCAATCATCGATGCCGGATATGAGGACCGCTTTGGCTACGCTGCCCGGCTGGCAGGCAGGTTCAGGCGGAATCGCAGGGAGGTCCAGGAGCAGCTTGACCTCTGGTTGGACTGGTGGCGCGACCTGCTGCTGGTGAACGTGGGATGCGGTGATGCGGTTGTCAATGTTGACCGCCTGCCTGTCCTGACCGAAATGGCGGGTAGATACAGTCTGGCCCAGGTAAGGGTCTTTATTGAGGATATTCGGTCGGCCGGCGAGCAGCTAAGGCTGAATGCCAATCCCCAACTCGTGCTGGAAGTATTGATGCTGAGCATTCCGGAGAGGGCTGGAGCAGCGAACCCGGCGGCCAGCTAG
- a CDS encoding stage 0 sporulation family protein has protein sequence MAEIVGIRFKIAGKIYYFDPNGIDLEVDDRVVVETTRGLEVGLVVISSKEVAASDVVKPLKPVVRKAEPDEINHAEQYEEKEREVMAECSQLIAEMKLPMKLLSAEYSLDGRHLTFFFSAEERVDFRELVRELAGRFKIRVELRQVGARDEAKLLGGFGRCGRPLCCASFLSEFTPISIRMAKEQNLPLNPMKISGVCGRLLCCLAYENQQYRSMREKMPREGRHVTTAMGTARVLGTNPLKETVLVELESKVSVELPLSEISLGEEAESGPAPRPGRRQRRGR, from the coding sequence ATGGCTGAAATTGTTGGTATACGGTTCAAGATAGCGGGTAAAATCTATTACTTCGACCCCAACGGTATCGACCTCGAAGTGGACGACCGTGTGGTGGTCGAGACGACGCGCGGTCTGGAGGTCGGGCTTGTGGTCATCTCCTCCAAGGAGGTCGCTGCCAGCGACGTGGTCAAGCCACTGAAGCCCGTAGTGCGCAAGGCGGAGCCTGACGAAATCAACCACGCCGAGCAATATGAGGAGAAAGAAAGAGAAGTAATGGCGGAGTGCAGCCAGTTGATAGCAGAGATGAAGCTGCCGATGAAGCTGCTTTCGGCGGAGTACAGCCTTGACGGCCGGCACCTTACCTTCTTCTTCAGTGCCGAGGAGAGGGTGGACTTCCGAGAACTGGTGCGAGAACTGGCGGGACGCTTTAAGATACGCGTGGAACTGCGTCAGGTGGGGGCACGGGACGAGGCCAAGCTCCTGGGCGGCTTCGGGCGGTGTGGTCGTCCCCTGTGTTGTGCCAGTTTCCTTTCCGAGTTTACGCCCATCTCCATCCGGATGGCGAAAGAGCAAAATCTACCACTGAATCCGATGAAGATATCAGGTGTCTGCGGCCGTCTCCTGTGCTGCCTGGCCTACGAGAATCAGCAGTACCGTAGCATGAGGGAAAAGATGCCCAGAGAAGGCCGGCACGTGACCACTGCTATGGGGACAGCCAGGGTTCTGGGTACAAATCCGCTGAAGGAGACGGTACTGGTAGAGCTGGAGAGCAAGGTGAGCGTTGAGCTACCGCTCAGCGAGATATCCCTCGGTGAAGAGGCGGAGAGCGGACCGGCACCCAGGCCAGGCAGGAGACAGAGGAGGGGCCGGTAA
- a CDS encoding HNH endonuclease, whose protein sequence is MATIDLPVLVLNQNYEPLNICRARRAIVLLYQSKAEMLENGVGLIYTATREFPVPSVIRLPYLVKRPFRVSRRLTRLEVFNRDHYSCQYCGKETRQLTLDHIIPRFRGGPHTWENLVSACVSCNRRKAGKTLEEAGMKLLHPPTTPRGNRYSYIPSHYLETREEWQRYLPH, encoded by the coding sequence TTGGCGACGATAGACCTTCCTGTTCTGGTACTGAACCAGAACTACGAACCACTGAATATCTGCCGCGCGCGACGGGCGATAGTGTTACTCTACCAGAGTAAGGCTGAGATGCTGGAAAACGGCGTCGGTCTAATATACACGGCTACTCGCGAGTTTCCGGTACCTTCAGTCATCCGCCTGCCCTATCTGGTGAAACGCCCTTTCCGGGTCAGCAGGAGACTTACCCGTCTGGAGGTCTTCAACCGCGACCACTATTCGTGCCAGTATTGCGGCAAGGAAACCCGGCAGCTAACCCTGGACCACATTATCCCCCGCTTTCGGGGCGGCCCGCACACCTGGGAGAACCTGGTAAGTGCCTGCGTATCCTGCAATCGACGCAAGGCCGGAAAGACCCTGGAAGAAGCGGGGATGAAACTGCTCCATCCACCTACCACGCCGCGGGGCAACCGCTATTCCTACATCCCATCGCACTACCTGGAGACCCGGGAGGAGTGGCAGAGATACCTCCCCCATTAG
- a CDS encoding ATP-binding protein, which translates to MALEHIGDILSKQVLADIPGPQADAPSGEEPEDAPAGPVCPICNGARFLHPLLPTGKPDYSRVIPCRCVRQDQEGKRQSRLQKYSNLGPLTRLTFDTIIPEGRNEDINSRQHFGRALTAARAFADNPEGWLVLAGPSGNGKTHLAAAIANYRIAGDRTAFYITTPDLLDHLRSSFSPDSDMPYNEFFEQVRNTPLLVLDDFGAQSGTPWATEKLEQLINHRFNNRLPTVVVTMIPPEELDERMRTRLTDPELCQVYIIGTRQSALSTSSWDPEFELQKKMTFDSFDWKRVNLPLEQRQNLEMAFRLAVDFAKSPDGWLVFQGINGCGKTHLAAAIVNYLYQHGKPALFVVVPDFLDHLRSTFSPDSKTSYDGLFEGVRSTPMLILDDFGEQTTTPWAEEKLYQVINHRYNARLATVITTSCSLEEIENRVSSRLADPKISLLFNITAPDYRGDASSHRRAPHRSRNR; encoded by the coding sequence GTGGCCCTGGAGCATATCGGCGACATACTGAGCAAACAGGTCCTGGCAGATATACCAGGACCACAGGCAGACGCACCCTCCGGTGAGGAACCGGAGGACGCACCCGCCGGACCGGTATGCCCTATCTGCAATGGGGCCAGGTTCCTCCATCCCCTTCTGCCAACGGGAAAGCCGGACTACAGCCGTGTTATTCCCTGCCGGTGCGTCCGGCAGGACCAGGAAGGGAAACGCCAGTCACGCCTGCAAAAGTACAGCAACCTCGGCCCGCTCACCCGTCTGACCTTTGACACTATCATCCCCGAAGGCAGGAACGAGGACATCAACAGCCGGCAGCATTTCGGTCGGGCACTTACTGCAGCAAGGGCATTTGCCGATAATCCGGAGGGGTGGCTGGTCCTCGCCGGTCCCAGCGGCAACGGCAAGACTCATCTCGCCGCCGCAATCGCCAACTACCGCATCGCCGGAGACCGGACGGCCTTCTATATCACCACCCCGGACCTCCTTGACCACCTCCGTTCCAGCTTCAGCCCGGACAGCGACATGCCCTACAACGAGTTCTTCGAACAGGTCCGCAATACCCCGCTGCTCGTCCTGGACGACTTCGGGGCGCAGTCCGGCACCCCCTGGGCTACGGAGAAGCTGGAGCAGCTTATCAATCACCGCTTCAACAACCGGCTGCCCACCGTGGTCGTCACCATGATTCCGCCGGAGGAACTCGATGAGAGAATGCGCACCCGTCTCACGGACCCGGAGTTATGCCAGGTATACATCATCGGCACCAGGCAGTCAGCCCTGTCCACTTCAAGCTGGGACCCCGAGTTTGAGCTACAAAAGAAGATGACTTTTGACAGCTTCGACTGGAAACGGGTCAACCTGCCCCTCGAACAGCGCCAGAACCTGGAGATGGCATTTCGTCTCGCTGTGGACTTCGCTAAATCACCGGACGGCTGGCTGGTATTCCAGGGCATCAACGGCTGCGGTAAGACACACCTGGCGGCCGCGATTGTCAACTATCTCTACCAGCATGGCAAACCGGCCCTCTTCGTTGTCGTGCCGGACTTCCTTGACCACCTGCGTTCCACCTTCAGTCCGGACAGCAAGACGTCCTATGACGGGCTCTTCGAAGGCGTCAGGAGCACCCCGATGCTTATACTTGACGACTTCGGCGAGCAGACGACTACCCCCTGGGCAGAGGAGAAGCTGTACCAGGTAATCAACCACCGCTACAACGCACGGCTGGCAACGGTGATTACCACTTCCTGCTCACTGGAGGAAATTGAGAACCGTGTCAGCTCCAGACTGGCTGACCCCAAGATAAGCTTGCTCTTTAACATCACGGCACCGGACTACCGTGGCGACGCCTCCAGCCACAGAAGAGCACCCCATCGCAGCAGAAACCGTTAG
- a CDS encoding DnaD domain protein, which yields MKQFNGFPARMEFTPVPNVFINRLVPQIRDIAELKVTLHLFSILYRKRGSPRFAAYRELLGDAVLMGGLKEEGKSPEEVLRRGLDMAVDRSTVLRVALSMDDKPEEVYFLNTESDRRSLAKIQSGELALAGLKAPGKAAGTEVEETPNIFTLYEQNIGMLTPMIADELREAEEQYPGEWIEDAIREAVSLNKRNWRYIVRILERWATEGRKEDTQRGAGKADPDKFIKGKYGHMVRR from the coding sequence ATGAAGCAGTTCAATGGCTTCCCGGCCAGGATGGAGTTCACCCCGGTCCCCAACGTCTTCATAAACCGGCTTGTCCCGCAAATCAGGGACATCGCCGAACTGAAGGTGACACTGCACCTCTTCTCGATACTCTACCGTAAGCGCGGCTCTCCCCGTTTTGCCGCTTACCGGGAGCTTCTGGGTGATGCCGTCCTCATGGGCGGGCTCAAGGAGGAAGGGAAATCACCGGAAGAGGTACTAAGACGCGGCCTTGACATGGCAGTCGACCGCAGTACGGTGCTCCGAGTGGCACTCAGCATGGACGACAAGCCGGAAGAAGTGTATTTCCTCAACACCGAGTCCGATAGACGGTCTTTGGCCAAAATCCAGAGCGGGGAGCTCGCCCTCGCCGGGCTGAAAGCCCCCGGAAAGGCAGCCGGTACCGAAGTGGAGGAAACACCCAATATCTTCACCCTCTACGAGCAGAACATCGGTATGCTGACCCCTATGATTGCCGATGAACTGCGCGAAGCCGAGGAACAATACCCCGGAGAATGGATTGAGGACGCTATCAGGGAAGCCGTCAGCCTGAATAAGCGGAACTGGCGGTATATCGTCCGCATACTGGAGCGCTGGGCAACCGAAGGCAGGAAGGAAGACACGCAGCGGGGAGCAGGGAAAGCAGACCCGGACAAGTTCATCAAGGGTAAATACGGACACATGGTCCGGCGCTAA